The region CTCAGCCGTCTTTGCCATCCCCACGTGTCGTCACCAGCCAGGGGGTGTAGCGCCACATGAAAATCAGGAACGCTGCGCTCCAGGCCGCCGCTGAAGCCATCAAGGCATAGCTGTACCAAGCTGGCATCAGCATAGGCAGCAGCACCCGCAGCACAGCAGCCAGCATGATCAGCAGGTAGGCCGTCATCTCCAGTGAGTCGACCTGCAATGGGCGCCCCGTGTGACCACGTGACGTGCGTGTCATCATGCCAATGATCAACCCGCCGGTGGCCCCCACCGTGAGTGCGTGCACACCCAGCGAAGTGGTGATCCACCCGAGCTGTGCCACGGCTAGCAAAGCCAGTCCAACTGACAGCCACACATATGAAAAATGCAGAATCCAGACAATGGGGCGGCCCAGCGTGGCCAGCGGGTGCCAGCGCAGCTGGCGGCTCAAGTTAAGCATGCTGGCCAGGGCCAATGCCGCTGCCGCCAAGCCACTGTGCCAGCCTGTCACCCATAACACCAAACCAAGGGCAGCAGCGGTCAAAGTACTGCGTTCCAGCCAGACGACAGGTTCAATTTTGATGCCCAGTGCGGTGGCGGTAAAAAATGGCACCACACGCCCGGCTATTACACACTCAATCATCACGATGAATCCCAACCCCGTGTACAAACTGTTCATCGGAGCGAGGTCGATGGTGCCAGTCGCAGACAAATGGAACGTCAGGTTCACCAGGGAAAGTAACAACAAAATAAGCGCCAACGGCACGTTGCGCCAATTGCGTGAGCGAATCAGCAAGCGCAGAAATATGAGCCCCACAATGGGCAGCAGGGTTAGATCCAATACCGCAAATACTACATAGGGTGCCACCAGCGAGGCCACGCGCGCACTGAGCCACAGCAAGATTAAAAACCCCAAAGCCGGGCCACGTGGGGTGGCCAGACCAGTCCAGGTTTTACCGGCGGTCATCAAAAAACCCACAATGACCGCAATAGCAAAGCCAAACAACATTTCGTGCGCATGCCACAGCAATGCTGGCTGCGATGGGGCCCAGGTGATGGCACCCAGAAAGACAGCCACCCAAAGCGGCACGATCAGCGCAGCCAACAAGGCGGCTCCGAGATAAAAAGGGCGAAAAGCCAGGCGCAACCAAGGCATGCCATAGGGCGCTGGCGTGGTCGGTGATTGACCGAAGATAGGTAATGACATGCTTACTTTCCTGAGGTGGTTATTGAGGGAGTAACAGGGGCTTGGGGTGTGTCGACTGGTGCCATTTGTTGATCACCCCAGGCCAGCCAGTCTTCGCCAAAAAGCTCTGCGGGATGCGGTGAGCGTTCGTTGGCGCAAGCCATGGCATCGGTGGCACAAAATTGGTCACAACCCCAGCAGATGCGCTCGGGGTTGGCAGGATGAATGGGAAATTTCTTGGCCATGACGGGTTTTGCTTGAACTGATCAGCGTGGAATCACAAAAGTGGATTTTTCTTCTACCGACACAACTTTGCCGTCGTCCTGGGTGTCAACCTTGAACATGATCGGGCTGGCTTTGCCCCGGTACGCTTGTGCAGCTTCAGCTGGCAAGGTCAACCGAATGGTCAGCGAGCCAATGCCTGCGGCCGGTACGGTCAACACCGGGTGGGTTGCCAGGGTCAGGCCCGCCAGACCCTGGACACTGGCGTGGTAGGTTTGTGGGGTTTCGGTGGTGTTCATGACCTGCAGACGGTAGACGTTTTCGATGTTGCCATTGCCGGTTTCTCGGGCCATAGTGCCACGGTCTTTGATGACATCCACTGCAAATCCTTTGCGCGTGGCCAAGCCACCAACAAAGAAGGACATGACCACCAGAAACAGCAGGCCATAGGCCCACACGCGTGGCCGCCACACCCGCTGTACCATCTGCTTGGGGGTCAACTTGTTAGCCATACCCCTGCCTGACGAATAGCGAATCAGGCCCTTGGGATAATTCATTTTTTCCATCACCTCGTCGCAGACATCTATGCAGGCAGCACACGCAATACATTCGTTCTGCAGACCGTTGCGGATGTCAATGCCGGTGGGGCAAACCTGCACACACAGTGTGCAGTCAATGCAGTCGCCCAAGCCCAATGTTTGTGGGTCGACGTTGCGTGGGCGTGATCCCCGGGATTCGCCACGCTCGGTGTCATAGGCAATAACCATCGAATCCATGTCAGTCAGGGCACTTTGAATGCGGGCGTAGGGGCACATTTGTTTGCAGATCTGTTCGCGCAGATAGCCTGCATTGCCATAGGTAGCAAGGCTGTAAAACAATACCCAAAACCATTCCCAGGGCGAAAGCGACAATGCCAGGAGTTCGCCAGCTAAGTCCCTGATAGGCGTGAAGTAACCAACAAAAGTAAAGCCTGTGAAGAGGCTTACCCCCAGCCACAAGACTTGTTTGGCACCTTTCCGGGTGAGTTTTTCAGCGCTCCAACGCGCAGCATCCAGACGTATGCGGGTCAGTCGGTTGCCTTCGGTAATGCGCTCAATCCACATGAAAACTTCGGTGTAAACCGTTTGTGGGCAGGCATAGCCGCACCAAAGACGTCCTGCCACCGCAGTAAAGAAAAAAAGCGTTAAGGCTGCCAGTACCATCAAGACCGCCAGATAAATCAAGTCTTGCGGATGTAACACTAGACCAAAGATCAGAAAGCGGTTTTCGGTGAGGTCAAACAAAACTGTTTGCCGTTGATTCCATTGGAACCAAGGCAACCCATAAAACACCAGTTGTGTTACCCACACCATAAGCCAGCGTAAACGGGTAAACAAGCCATGAACGGTACGCGAGTAAATTTTGGTTTGCTCATCGTTAACTAAAAAGACTTCATCTGTCTTCGTGTCTAGAGGGACTGGCTGGATAGGAATGATTTTTGAGTGAGCAGGTTTTTCCATGAATGACGTACAGCATCTAAAGATGAATTTAATATGGATATTATTTTATTCGGATAATATCCACTTTGTATGAATCTTTAATTAACCTTGCTGATCTATGCGCCTCACCCAGTGGACCGATTACACGCTACGCGTACTGATGTACTGTGCTGCCAGCCAGTTGCGTACACAACCTGTCACCATCACCGAAATTGCCGAGAATCATGGCATCTCACGTAGTCATTTGACCAAAATTGTGCAAGAGTTGGCCGCCCGGGGATGGCTGGAAACTACACGTGGGCGAGGTGGTGGCATGCGCTTGCTAGTGTCTGCCCATGAGCTACGTTTGGGTGATGTGGTGCGGGCCACCGAGACCGACTTTGCGGTAGTCGAGTGTTTTGAAACTAGTACAAATCAGTGCCGTTTAAGTCGGCATTGCCAACTTCAACGGGTTTTGGATCGGGCTACACAGAGTTTTTTGAGCACACTTGATGAAGTGACCTTGGCCGATTTGGTGTCCCCTGTGCCTGCCAGCACCCAGTCTTTGACATGGATACCTGGCTTACCTTCACTTTTTGTAGAGGGGTGAAACTATTGCATAGTTTGGCTTCAAACGTTTGCTCTTGCGCATGAATTGTTACCCGTGCGTTTGGAGCGATTGCACACTGTTGTGCGACTCTTACCTGAGTCAACCAATAACTTCGCTCTGTCGGTGTCTTGCTTGGACAGGATCTAAAGTAAGCTATTTTCAGAGGCCATTACGGCGGCGTGTACCCGTGAGCTCACTCCCAATTTACGCAACACGTGTTGAACATGGATTTTGACAGTGGTCTCCACAATGCCGTGCTCACGTGCAATTTCTTTGTTGCTGGCACCTCGGGCAATACCGCGCAAAATATCAAGTTCTCTGGGTGATAGGCTGGCCATGGCTTGTCCTGCTGGGGTGGACGCTTTGATCATGTTAGGTGGCGGGGCAGCGCCTATCCCTGAGCCTGATTTCATGGCCATGCTTTTATAGGCGGAAATTAGTTTCCCCATCATCTCAGGTGCAATGATGCTGTCACCCTGAATGGCCCGATGGATGGCTGCGGTGAGATCGTCGCCTTCCATCGTTTTGAGCAGGTAGCCACAGGCACCACCATGTAAGGCCGCTGCAAGATCGTCTTCGTCCTCACTGACCGTCAGCATCAAAATGCAGGCATTGGGTGCTGCTTCAATCAGTGATGGCAAGGCATTAACACCATTGACTCCAGGTAAATGGTTGTCCAGCAAGATGACATTAGGTTGCAACTCCTGTGCTTTGCGCAGAGCTTGTCCTGCATCGGCTGCATCACCTACAACAAGCAAATTTGTGTCGCGTGCCAACAATGCTGTCAGGCCACGACGAAATAAGGTGTGATCGTCGACCACCAGGATACGAGTTGGACTGCTATCGAATGTCGTCATATGGTTTGGCTGTTTCCCATGCGAGCGGGATTGGTGGTGCTAGGCGGTGATTGTTTCGGCAGGGACAGTATCACAGAGCTACCGCATAACGGTGTTGAAATCACCTCAATATGGGCACCAATGCGCTGAGCTCGTTCGTTCATGATACGCATACCCACATGGGTCTCATCGTGCTGATCCGTATCAGGATTAAAACCAATCCCATCGTCGCGTACCTCAAAGCGCCACGTGGGTTGTTGCTGAACATCCAGCCAGGCTTGTGAGGCTCGGGCGTGTTTGCGGACATTGGACAGTGCTTCCTGAAGGATGTGAAGCACTTGGATTTGCACATCAGGTGCCAGCGGCAAGCCCTGCCCATTGATGGACAAGGTAGTTTTAATGCCACTTTGATGTTCAAATTTTTGTAGTGTGGTAACTAAAGCGGGTTCAATGTCTTCGGTATTGGTCCGCGTTCGAAAGTGCATCAGCAACTCACGTACGTCGCCATAACTCTCGCGTACACCAGCATCAATTTCTTCAAGGATTTTGGCCACTTCAGATTCGTTGCTGGTCTTTATAGCATCACGCATCAATTGCACTTGAATTTTCAAAAACGCCAAGGATTGGGCAATCGAGTCATGCAGTTCGCGTGCCAGCAGGTGGCGCTCCTGTGAGACAGCAGCTTCTTTTTCAAGCGAGTTCAAACGCAAGTTTTCCATACCACTTGCTAGATGACTGCTTAAAGCCTCAAGCAATGAACGCTCGGAGGCGCTGGGGATGATGTGTGCGTGATAAAACAAGGCCACTTCCCCCATCACAGTCTCGTGCAGTCGAACCGGGATGGTGACCAGTGTTTCAAAACCAACCCGAGCGCAGTGTGGCAACGGGGTAGGCTTCAAACTTCGAATAGGGACTACTTTTAATGTATGTTCCTCCATGGATGCTCCGCAGTGGCAATCTCCAGAGTAAATGCATTGCTCTGCATCCACCATGGCAGCGGGCAGGCCATGGGCTGCCAGCATCAGATAGCGTTGGCCGCCCTGGTTGGACCAACGCAGGGCAACGCCATCGGCATGCGATATTTGGGCGATATTTTTAGTGAACTCTTGTGCCAAAGCATCTAAAGATGTGGCTTTGGCAACCAGATTGGTGACAGCGTAAAGGCTTTCTAGTCGTTCAGATTTTTCTTGTAGCAATAGTGTTTTTTCTGACACTTTGCCCTCCAGATTTCTGTACATGGATTGCAGGTGTTCTGCCATACCATTAAATCCATCTGCAAGGGTACCGAATTCGTCGCTAGAGACACGTGTTACCCGTGCATCAAAGTCACCCAGCTGAATTTTTTCAATTGCTTGTTTGAGTTGCCCCACAGGCTCCAATACAAATAAATAGCCGGTGTATAACAACACCGTGGCACCTATGATGACAGAGGCCAGCATGCTCATTTGCAGCAAATGAAGTAGGGCAGTCCAATGTGCAATGTGCACTTCAATGTTGTTAACAAAGTCATCAATGTGGGAGGCAAATGCCACGGTATCAGCTCTAAGTTCTCCAAAAACTGTCGGGTGAACTTCAATCCATCGGGACTGATAACGATTCCAGTCGGCTTCAACCACGGCAAACCGTTCAATAGTGCCTTCGTCCCATGGTACAAACAAAGGGCGTTCAGGATCTCCGTTTTTCAGAGTCACCAGACTATGTTCGAATTCAGATTTTTGTGCGTTGAGTTCAAACGTTTCTCCGGTGCCAATAGAGAGTGACATGCGGTAAGACTGCATCCGCATGCGTCCAGCTTCATTAACGGCGGCGGCACCTCCATCGAGTTGCCAAGATACCCAAAGGGTGGCAATAGTCGCTGCAAATACCAATAGTAAAAATGGCATGCCAACCATGAGCAGCTTGCTGCCCAGGCTCCAGTGCCGGGAGGGTGACATGATGAGTTATCTTGCTGCTTGGTAATGTCAAGGTTGCTTATTTATGCAACGTGCTCAAAAATAGCTGCAATCCCCTGTCCTCCCCCAATACACATCGTGACCAGCGCATAACGCCCACCGATACGTTCAAGCTCATACAGGGCCTTGACTGTGATCAATGCACCGGTAGCTCCAATTGGATGACCGAGTGAAATACCCGAACCATTTGGATTTACCTTGGCTGGGTCTAGTCCCAGATCACGGCTGACTGCGCAGGCTTGGGCAGCAAAGGCTTCATTGGCCTCAATCACATCCAGGTCATTGACTGTCAAGCCTGCTTTTTTCAAGGCCAGCTGGGTTGCAGGCACAGGACCGATACCCATGTATTTGGGGTCTACACCGGCGTGGGCGTAGGCCACCAGTCGCGCCAGAGGTTTCAGACCACGGGCTTGGGCGGTGGCAGCTTCCATCAACACCACCGCTGCAGCTGCATCATTGATGCCGGAGGCATTGCCCGCTGTGACGGTGCCGTTTTCTTTCAGGAAGGCAGGTTTGAGCTTGGCCAGATCGGCCAGGCTGCAATTGGGGCGGTAGTGTTCATCGGTGTCAAACACCACATCACCTTTGCGGCCCTTCAGGGTCACCGGCATGATCTGACTTTTGAAGTAACCACCCTCGATGGCGCGTTGGGCGCGGTTGTGGCTCTCCACGGCCAATGTATCCTGGTCTTCGCGGCTGATACCCCACTTGGCGGCAATGTTTTCAGCGGTGACCCCCATGTGGATGGTGTGAAACGGGTCGTGTAGTGCCCCCACCACCATGTCCACTATCTTGGTGTCACCCATACGGGCACCCCAGCGCATGTTCAGGCTGGCGTAGGGGGCACGGCTCATGGCCTCGGCCCCACCGCCAATGGCAATATCGCAGTCACCCAGCAAAATGCTTTGACTGGCCGACACAATGGCTTGCAGGCCTGAACCACACAAACGGTTCACGTTGAAGGCGGGTACACCATCAATGCAGCCACCGTTGATGGCGGCCACACGGGACAGGTACATGTCTTTGGGTTCGGTATTGACTACATGGCCAAATACCACGTGGCCGACTTCGTCGCCCTTGACCTGGGCGCGGCTCAACACCTCGCGCACGATCTGCCCAGCCAATTCGGTTGGGGCAATGTCTTTCAGGCTACCGCCATAGGTGCCGATGGCTGAACGGGCTCCACTCACGATCACAACTTCACGCGTCATTTCAAGTCTCCTTGTGTTTAATAAATAATTACAAAATCATTTTGGTGCTGTTTTCTGAGAACGTAAAGACCTTATAAGAGGTCATCTTAAGCTCGCAGGATTTAATCACAGTGGGTAAGTTCTCCATCTCTTGGGCGATCCCCTTGCAACGGGGGGGGTCATTGGGCATCTCGGACATCTGCCACAGCCTGCTGACCAAAATCTGGTCTTTGCAGCCATTCCAGTACGCGTTTCGCGGCCTGACTGGCTGATGTAAGCTGGCCGGACTGCTTCAATTGGGCAAAACCGGTTTGATCAGGAAAACTATCAGGATCCGCGCTACGCAGTTGTGTTTGCATGTCGGTGTCAATCACGCCAGGTGCCAATGCGCAGACTTTGGCACCGTTGGTTTCGCGTGACTCGTCAAGTGCCAAACAACGGGTGAAATGATCCAATCCTGCCTTGGCTGCACAGTATGCCGCTTGTGAAGCCATCGGGCGGCGCCCCAAGCCAGAGGAAATATTGAGTACTTTGCGCGAACACTGAAGGGTCAAGGTGGCATTCAAAAAGGCCGCAGTAAGCAACATGGGGGCTTCCAGCCCCACTCTTAGAGCACGCGCCAACTCCAGAGGGTCGGATGCACTCAACGGGACAATGGCAGGGATTACACCGGCGTTATTGATCAACGTGGCACTCTCGTATGTCAATAGAGGTAGGGCACTCAACCAGTGTGTAAGTTGACTTGCGACCGGCTGGACATCTGATAAATCCAGTGACCATTGCTCCAATAAACAATCTTTTTGGGCGGCCAGTGCCGCCAAGCTTGAATGGGTGTGGCGCGAGATGCACAGCAGATGATGATTCGGTGCGATTAATTGTTCTGCCATGGACAAGCCCATGCCGCGCGATGCTCCAGTGAGAATAAAGAGGTGACTCACGATCTATTTTCCGTTTTAGAAATCATTTGACAATTGTTTGGTCAGAAGGGTGCCGGACAGACAAAATGCAGGATTTCTGAACGGATCGGGTGGTTTAGTTTAAGTTCACATGCGTGTAGCAGTAGTCGCTCAGATGCCAAGGCGACAGGCGGTGGCGCGTAAAGTTGGTCACCCAAAATGGCATGACCAAGGGCTTGAAGATGTACACGCAATTGGTGCGATCTGCCGGTGATGGGTTCTAATAACAAACGTGTGGTGTTCCGCGTTTGGTCAGTAGACAACACTCGCCAGCGCGTGGTGCTGGGTTTGCCGTGTTGCGCATTAATGATGCGTTTAGGGCGGTTGGGCCAGTCCAGAAAGATGGGTAAGTTGATGAGTTGCCAGTCGGTGTTCGGTGAACAAAGTAAACCATCAACGATAGATTCATAACGCTTGTGAATGCTGCGTGTAGCAAACGCATCATTTAGGCACCGCTGCGCCACTGAGGAACGCGCCATGATTAACAATCCAGAAGTAGCCATGTCAAGTCGATGTACCACCAAGGCATCCGGGTAGAGCCGCTGGGCACGGTTACTCAGGCAATCCTGCTTGTCCACTCCTTTACCTGGCACGCTTAATAAACCTGCTGGCTTATTCAAGACCAGCAGGGCATCATCCACATACACAACTTGAACTTCAGTCAATTGTTTTGTTCTCTGATCAATTTTTGAACTGTAGCGCAGAGTTCATCCACATCATTGGGTTTGTGGATCAGGGCACGTGCACCAGCCGCAACGGCTTCACGTTCAATATCCGGAGTAACGTAGCCAGAGGCTAAAGCTACTGGTAAGTCAGGACGGAAGAGCTGCACATCACGCAATAAATCCACTCCGCTATAGCCTGGCATGTTGTAGTCCGTCACCAGTAGGTCGCAAGTAAAACTGGAATCGCGCAACTGAGCCAATGCTTGAAGTGGATCGGTAAAGGTGATGACACAGTAGCCTTTGCGGGTCAGCAAACGTTTGAGTAAAAATACCAGTGCTTCATCGTCATCGACCACCATCACGGACTGTCCCAAGCCCAAATCAGGATGGTTCTCAATCGGCGCAGGATGTACTAATTCGATTTCGGCATCGGTCACCGGAAAATGCAGATCGAACGTGCTACCGCGACCCGGTGAACTTTGAACTTTAATGCTGCCCATATGAGCGCGCATGATGCCATGTACTACGGACAAGCCTAAGCCGGTGCCTTGACCGACGGGTTTGGTGGTGAAAAATGGTTCAAAAATGCGCTCCTGGGTGGCTTGGCTCATACCGCAACCGGTGTCACTCACGCTGAGCTTGACATGTTGCCCCCTGAGTCCGCTACGCCGTTCAGGCTGATCATCAGGTGTGCGCAATGTGTATGAAAGCTCAACCCGAAGCACGCCGGGCTGCGCCGCCATGGCGTGAATAGCGTTGTTGCACAAGTTGAGAAGTGCCTGTTCGATTTGTGTGGCATCTGCCATCACCAGCGGTGTTGCATCATTGATGTGGGCTTGCAAACTGACATTCGGTGGTAATGTAACTTTGACCAGGCGTAAGGCTTCATGTACAACGGTTGCCAATTGCAAGGGGGTGCGCCGGGGAGGGTCGTTGCGGCTGAATGTCAGGATTTGCCGCACCAAGTCGCGCGCACGTTTGCCAGCCTTGTCAATTTCGTCAAGACTGGTGGCTGCAGCACTGCCGGGCATCGTGTCCATTTTAGCTAAAGCGACATTACCCAAAATGGCACTGATGATGTTATTGAAATCATGTGCAATACCCCCCGCCATGGTCCCAATGGCCTGCATTTTTTGGGACTCACGCAACTGCGACTCAAGGACGTTGCGATGCGCCTCCATCTTTTTGCGTGCGGTCAGGTCATGGGCAAAAAAGGTCACCACCTCACCATCTACATGGTGTTCAAACGACAGGCTAACTTCCAGAGGTACTTTTTCTCCCTGACTGGTCAAACCCATCATTTCACCCAATTGGGCATGGCTGGTGAGGTCACCGTAAGACAGAGCACGCGCAGCATCTGGTAAAAAATCAGTCAGCGGACGACCCAATGCGTCTTCAGTGGTGCACTGAAAAACGCTGGCAGCTGTAGGGTTAAAAACCATGATACGGTGGTCTTTGTCCGCACACAAAATGGCATCTAGTGATGAGTTGATGATGGCTGCTAAGCGTGTTTTGCTTTGAACCAACTGGTCGTTGCGCTCCTGTAGAGCTTGTGCGCTACGCTGCAGCGCATGGCGTTGGGCCAGTAAAGGTCCCTGGTCAATGATGGCGCAAATGAAACGGGGGGATTCGTCTTCGGCATGAACAATTCTGGCCACATGGATGTCGCCAGTAAATACACCATTTGATCCACCAGAAAATTCAATTTCATCAAGTTCATAAGACCCCTGTTCTTTTGCCAGGAAAAAACACAGGCGTACGCGGTCCAATTCTGATGGATTAACGAGTGGATATAAAAAGGTTAGAGGTGGGTCACTCTCAAGAGGGCGGAATAAATCAAGGGCACGACCATTTGTTTCAAGGATTAAGCCGGACTCTTCGACAACCATCAACGCCAGTGGCACATGGGAAAAAAGGGTCACAAAGCGCTCGGAAGCACCTTCAGCTTCCGCCTGACTGAAGCGTAGCGCCTTGTTTTGAATTTCAAGCTCTGCTTGATATTGCCTCAGGTTGTCAACCAGGCGGGCATTTGAAAACTTATCTGGCAGGCCAGCCGCCACACGTCCAGGTCCACCCAAGCGTTTGGGTTTGACTGTGGATTGTTTTTGGGAAATGTGGAGGAAAGGTCGAATCATGCGGGCCAGGCCGCAGCCAATTTCAGCAATTCAACGGGATGTGTTCTTGAGTTTGCCACGCACAGGTACAACCGTGGTAATGGTTGGGCGCACTGCATCGGCGGAAACAGGTTTGGGGGGTGAGGTGTCTTTCTTTGGTTTTTTGACCATCTTGTTGCTTTGTTGACCTTTTGCCATGTTGTTCTCCATTAGAAATAGATTGGGTCGTGTGACGGATCGTGCCGTGACATTATCGGTGTACCACCGTAAAACCTGATGAAAAGTTAAATTTCTACTTCCATCTGCTAATAAATTAATATGGCGTAAAAATGTCCCGGCTCAGTATGCAAAATCGCAATTGGGAGTCATTATTCAACTTGTCTATCCTCCATGCTCCGATTGAAATTATTTTTTGCCTTCATCATCGGTTTGAGTGTTGCTTCAGCAAAGGCCAGAGAGGTCATTTCTGAGCGAGATTACCTTGACGATATGCCAATTGTGTTGTCCGTATCGCGCTTGCCTCAGCGGCTAGATGAGACACCTGGTGCCGTCACCGTGCTGGATCGTGGCTTTATTCGCAGCAGTGGTGCCAGGGATGTGGCTGACTTGTTGCGTTGGGTGCCTGGTTTCCAGGCCAGTACATCGTTTGAAGCGGTTGCTCCTGTGGCAAGTTATCACGGTGGTTTCGATCAGTATTCCAATCGAATGCAGGTGCAAGTCGACGGGCGATCGGTGTATTCCCCTTACTTTATTGGTGGCGTGGGTTCTGGCTTGCAAACAGTGGCTATGCAAGACATTGAGCGTATTGAGGTGCTTCGAGGTTCCAACTCTGCAAGTTACGGAGCACGTGCGATGTTGGGGGTAGTTAATATCGTGACACGGCAACCCCAGGACACTTTGGGGTCGAAGTTTAGTCTGACCCGAGGTGAAGGCGGTATTTTTGATACGCAAGCAAGTTTTGGCTGGGGCCTGGCTTCCGGTGCTGTGCGTTTGGGTGTTGATCGGCGTGCAGATGATGGTTTGTTGGGTGCCAATGGCCAAAATCAGCTCAATCGCGTCAATCTTCGAGCCGACGTTCGAACGGATGCTGGAAATGATTGGCAATTAAGGGCTGGCATGACCGCTTTGACTTCTGGCAAAGGACAATTTGGGTCTATTGAGGCGCGCTCAGCTCAACTCGATACCAGTTTCATCCAGCTGGATTGGCGCAGAAATTTGGACATGGACAGTGATCTTGCAGTAAGTCTGTCGCAAACGCAGGAAAAATACGCGGACACAATTTCAGCTTACAACCTCAACTATGACGGTGTCTCCAGCAACACCACACTTACCACTACACATACTTTTCGTCTTGGTGCAGAGAAGCGGATAGTTTGGGGCGGTGAATTTCGCAGTGAGTCCATCGTGTCAAAGTCTTTCTACAACCAGGACAACGCGATGGTGACCGAATATTCGAGGATATTTGGTAATTTTGAATGGCGGTTGGGTACGGATTGGCTGCTTAATGCAGGTGCTTTGGCTGAGCACAGCAGTGTGGCTGGAAGCTCTGTAGCGCCACGCGTGATGATAAATTGGCATTTTTTACCTGGGCATACCTTGCGTGCTGGAGCGTCAAGAGCCTATAGGCCACCAAGCACCTTTGAAAAGTCAGCTAATCTTTATTTGATGGGCGCTCCCTATATTTTGGCCAGTGGAAATGTCACGCCAGAAAGTTTGAAAGTGACCGAGCTGGGTTACTTGGTCGACCTACCGAAAAATGGTTTGAGTGGTGACTTGCGGGTTTTTCGTGAAGCTTTAAGTGGCTTTATTCGCCAGCAAAACAACACGCCGACAAGAGACTACGCCAATGACGAAGATTTTGCCATTCAAGGCTGGGAATATCAGCTGAAATGGCGACCCTGGTCGGGTGCACAGCTGATAATCAACCAAACGTATACAGATAACAGTTCGATGCGTTACGGGACAGGTACCGCCTATGCAGCCCCCAAGATGGCCAGTTCTCTGGTTTGGATGCAGAAGTTAAGTTGCGGGCTGGATCTGACCTTGATGCACCAAGACAGTGGCACGGCCACCTTGCAGGGCTCGGGTTTGGGTAGCCGGGTAGCTATGACACGCACAGATTTGCGTTTGGGTTGGCCTTTACGTTGGGGCGCACATACTGGTGAGTTGGCGCTGACACTGCAAAACTTGGGGTTACCTT is a window of Rhodoferax lithotrophicus DNA encoding:
- a CDS encoding type IV pili methyl-accepting chemotaxis transducer N-terminal domain-containing protein — its product is MVGMPFLLLVFAATIATLWVSWQLDGGAAAVNEAGRMRMQSYRMSLSIGTGETFELNAQKSEFEHSLVTLKNGDPERPLFVPWDEGTIERFAVVEADWNRYQSRWIEVHPTVFGELRADTVAFASHIDDFVNNIEVHIAHWTALLHLLQMSMLASVIIGATVLLYTGYLFVLEPVGQLKQAIEKIQLGDFDARVTRVSSDEFGTLADGFNGMAEHLQSMYRNLEGKVSEKTLLLQEKSERLESLYAVTNLVAKATSLDALAQEFTKNIAQISHADGVALRWSNQGGQRYLMLAAHGLPAAMVDAEQCIYSGDCHCGASMEEHTLKVVPIRSLKPTPLPHCARVGFETLVTIPVRLHETVMGEVALFYHAHIIPSASERSLLEALSSHLASGMENLRLNSLEKEAAVSQERHLLARELHDSIAQSLAFLKIQVQLMRDAIKTSNESEVAKILEEIDAGVRESYGDVRELLMHFRTRTNTEDIEPALVTTLQKFEHQSGIKTTLSINGQGLPLAPDVQIQVLHILQEALSNVRKHARASQAWLDVQQQPTWRFEVRDDGIGFNPDTDQHDETHVGMRIMNERAQRIGAHIEVISTPLCGSSVILSLPKQSPPSTTNPARMGNSQTI
- the ccoG gene encoding cytochrome c oxidase accessory protein CcoG gives rise to the protein MEKPAHSKIIPIQPVPLDTKTDEVFLVNDEQTKIYSRTVHGLFTRLRWLMVWVTQLVFYGLPWFQWNQRQTVLFDLTENRFLIFGLVLHPQDLIYLAVLMVLAALTLFFFTAVAGRLWCGYACPQTVYTEVFMWIERITEGNRLTRIRLDAARWSAEKLTRKGAKQVLWLGVSLFTGFTFVGYFTPIRDLAGELLALSLSPWEWFWVLFYSLATYGNAGYLREQICKQMCPYARIQSALTDMDSMVIAYDTERGESRGSRPRNVDPQTLGLGDCIDCTLCVQVCPTGIDIRNGLQNECIACAACIDVCDEVMEKMNYPKGLIRYSSGRGMANKLTPKQMVQRVWRPRVWAYGLLFLVVMSFFVGGLATRKGFAVDVIKDRGTMARETGNGNIENVYRLQVMNTTETPQTYHASVQGLAGLTLATHPVLTVPAAGIGSLTIRLTLPAEAAQAYRGKASPIMFKVDTQDDGKVVSVEEKSTFVIPR
- a CDS encoding DUF3079 domain-containing protein, producing the protein MAKKFPIHPANPERICWGCDQFCATDAMACANERSPHPAELFGEDWLAWGDQQMAPVDTPQAPVTPSITTSGK
- a CDS encoding RrF2 family transcriptional regulator, whose translation is MRLTQWTDYTLRVLMYCAASQLRTQPVTITEIAENHGISRSHLTKIVQELAARGWLETTRGRGGGMRLLVSAHELRLGDVVRATETDFAVVECFETSTNQCRLSRHCQLQRVLDRATQSFLSTLDEVTLADLVSPVPASTQSLTWIPGLPSLFVEG
- a CDS encoding response regulator, giving the protein MTTFDSSPTRILVVDDHTLFRRGLTALLARDTNLLVVGDAADAGQALRKAQELQPNVILLDNHLPGVNGVNALPSLIEAAPNACILMLTVSEDEDDLAAALHGGACGYLLKTMEGDDLTAAIHRAIQGDSIIAPEMMGKLISAYKSMAMKSGSGIGAAPPPNMIKASTPAGQAMASLSPRELDILRGIARGASNKEIAREHGIVETTVKIHVQHVLRKLGVSSRVHAAVMASENSLL
- a CDS encoding NnrS family protein, which gives rise to MSLPIFGQSPTTPAPYGMPWLRLAFRPFYLGAALLAALIVPLWVAVFLGAITWAPSQPALLWHAHEMLFGFAIAVIVGFLMTAGKTWTGLATPRGPALGFLILLWLSARVASLVAPYVVFAVLDLTLLPIVGLIFLRLLIRSRNWRNVPLALILLLLSLVNLTFHLSATGTIDLAPMNSLYTGLGFIVMIECVIAGRVVPFFTATALGIKIEPVVWLERSTLTAAALGLVLWVTGWHSGLAAAALALASMLNLSRQLRWHPLATLGRPIVWILHFSYVWLSVGLALLAVAQLGWITTSLGVHALTVGATGGLIIGMMTRTSRGHTGRPLQVDSLEMTAYLLIMLAAVLRVLLPMLMPAWYSYALMASAAAWSAAFLIFMWRYTPWLVTTRGDGKDG